In a single window of the Saccharothrix australiensis genome:
- a CDS encoding succinate dehydrogenase cytochrome b subunit, with amino-acid sequence MDTIRLYRSTIGKKAVMAVTGAALFLYVVAHMIGNLAVFAGPGALDAYGRWLRAIGVVWPVRVGLLACVVLHFVAAYQLTARARRARGRYEHRRVVQGSYAARTMRWGGVIIALFVVYHLLDLTVGVLNPHGVEGAIHANVVADFQRWYVVLAYAVAVLALGFHLRHGVWSATRTLGVTTSRVLGLGVAVVICAGFLSVPFAVFTGLVS; translated from the coding sequence GTGGACACGATTCGGCTTTACCGCAGCACGATCGGCAAGAAGGCGGTCATGGCGGTCACCGGTGCCGCGTTGTTCCTCTACGTCGTGGCGCACATGATCGGCAACCTCGCCGTGTTCGCCGGGCCGGGCGCGCTGGACGCGTACGGGCGGTGGCTGCGGGCCATCGGGGTGGTCTGGCCGGTGCGGGTCGGGCTGCTCGCGTGCGTCGTGCTGCACTTCGTCGCCGCCTACCAGCTCACCGCGCGGGCGCGCCGGGCCCGCGGCCGGTACGAGCACCGGCGGGTCGTGCAGGGCTCCTACGCCGCGCGCACCATGCGGTGGGGCGGCGTGATCATCGCGCTGTTCGTGGTCTACCACCTGCTCGACCTCACCGTCGGTGTGCTCAACCCGCACGGTGTGGAGGGCGCGATCCACGCCAACGTCGTCGCCGACTTCCAGCGCTGGTACGTGGTGCTGGCCTACGCGGTCGCCGTGCTGGCCCTGGGCTTCCACCTCCGGCACGGCGTGTGGAGCGCCACCCGCACGCTGGGCGTCACCACGTCGCGCGTCCTCGGCCTGGGCGTGGCGGTCGTGATCTGCGCCGGTTTCCTCTCCGTCCCCTTCGCCGTCTTCACCGGATTGGTGAGCTGA
- a CDS encoding LysR family transcriptional regulator, whose amino-acid sequence MTLQQLAYFLAVARTRHFTKAAEEARVAQPSLSKQIQALEKELGAELFSRARGNITLTPAGEALLPVAGRILSDVDTARLEVAELVGLRRGRVRVGATPSLCGSLFADVIKRYHDAYPGIRVAVTEGGSRDLVRALEAGELDLALVIVSPADANRALTVAPVLREELVVASARPLGVERMRLTDLEDHPLVMFRPGYDLRETTLAACRGAGFEPQFAVEGGEMDAVLRFVEVGLGVAIVPSTVLAARSLHGTPLAPSTTRTVGLAHRTDVAPTTAARAFQNVLLGFLRGAEMPAGVHLATS is encoded by the coding sequence ATGACGCTCCAGCAGCTCGCGTACTTCCTGGCAGTGGCCCGGACACGGCACTTCACGAAGGCCGCCGAGGAGGCGCGTGTGGCGCAGCCCTCACTGTCCAAGCAGATCCAGGCGCTGGAGAAGGAGCTCGGCGCGGAGCTGTTCAGCCGGGCGCGCGGCAACATCACGCTCACGCCGGCGGGCGAGGCGCTGTTGCCCGTCGCCGGCCGCATCCTGTCCGATGTGGACACCGCCCGGCTGGAGGTCGCCGAGCTGGTCGGCCTGCGGCGCGGCCGGGTGCGGGTCGGCGCGACGCCGAGCCTGTGCGGCAGCCTGTTCGCCGACGTCATCAAGCGCTACCACGACGCGTACCCCGGCATCCGGGTGGCGGTCACCGAGGGCGGGTCGCGGGACCTGGTGCGGGCGCTGGAGGCGGGCGAGCTGGACCTGGCGCTGGTCATCGTCTCACCGGCGGACGCCAACCGGGCGCTCACCGTCGCGCCGGTCCTGCGGGAGGAACTGGTCGTCGCGTCCGCGCGACCCCTCGGCGTGGAGCGGATGCGCCTGACCGACCTGGAGGACCACCCGCTGGTGATGTTCCGACCGGGGTACGACCTGCGGGAGACGACGCTCGCGGCGTGCCGCGGCGCCGGGTTCGAGCCGCAGTTCGCCGTGGAGGGCGGCGAGATGGACGCCGTGCTGCGGTTCGTCGAGGTGGGCTTGGGCGTGGCGATCGTGCCCAGCACCGTGCTCGCGGCGCGGTCCCTGCACGGCACGCCGCTCGCGCCCAGCACCACCCGGACGGTGGGCCTGGCGCACCGGACGGACGTCGCGCCGACCACCGCCGCGCGGGCGTTCCAGAACGTCCTGCTGGGCTTCCTGCGCGGGGCGGAGATGCCCGCGGGCGTCCACCTGGCGACGTCCTGA
- a CDS encoding GNAT family N-acetyltransferase, with the protein MLIRRETPDDVRAITEVTDAAFAERPGGESWLVTELRADAGWLPALSLVAEDGSGEVVGHVVATRGTVNGAPALGLGPLSVRPDHQGRGVGKALMHTVLGAADALGEPLVALLGEPRYYARFGFRPAQEHGVLPPNPEWGPYFQVRTLHAYSPNLRGPFRYAEPFERL; encoded by the coding sequence GTGTTGATCAGACGCGAGACACCCGATGACGTCAGAGCCATCACGGAGGTCACCGACGCGGCGTTCGCCGAGCGACCCGGCGGCGAGTCCTGGCTGGTGACCGAGCTGCGCGCCGACGCGGGCTGGCTGCCCGCCCTCTCCCTCGTCGCCGAGGACGGGTCCGGCGAGGTCGTCGGGCACGTGGTGGCCACCAGGGGCACCGTGAACGGCGCGCCCGCGCTCGGCCTCGGGCCGCTCAGCGTGCGACCGGACCACCAGGGGCGGGGTGTCGGGAAGGCGCTCATGCACACCGTGCTGGGCGCGGCCGACGCCCTCGGCGAACCGCTGGTGGCGCTGCTCGGCGAACCGCGCTACTACGCCCGGTTCGGCTTCCGGCCGGCGCAGGAGCACGGCGTGCTGCCGCCGAACCCGGAGTGGGGGCCGTACTTCCAGGTCCGGACCCTGCACGCGTACAGCCCGAACCTGCGCGGGCCGTTCCGCTACGCCGAGCCGTTCGAACGGCTGTGA
- a CDS encoding glycoside hydrolase family 9 protein, translating into MRFPRWALASVLALIGSVTAVPAQAAPVGQVRVDQVGYGAGESKQAYLMTPSAVSGRFSVVDAKGRTAWSGRLGASLGGWSARYGAVQPIDFSGLTEAGTYRVRAAGVTSPPFRVGGDLFDPVADRTVEFFQAQRDGRDVVPGRLGRKPAHLTDRAATVYATPVFRGDGGDQLAEPLRPTGRTVDVEGGWFDAGDFVKFTHASAYATASLLFAQRDRSNPALSAETRFGLRWLDKVWDADRGVLYAQVGIGTGSTEHGFLGDHDVWRLPEDDDRLDVRPGDAKYFIKHRPVFAANEPGERISPNLVGRVTASFALAAQVEARRDPKRARALLEQAASLFARAKTADVGELVTAFPHAYYPEDSWADDLEFGATQLALAGKALRDPRAAGWARAATHWASVYLASGDTDTLNVYNTSALGHRDLVRLLRAGVPGAEVTEAQLVGDLRRQLQSGVDSAARSPFRTAADVAAFDAATRSFGFAATARLYREVTGDRSFDAFGVQQRNFALGANAWGTTLVVGVGSRFPECPHHQAANLSGDPDGGHRVLVGAVINGPNAAALFDGLGEMPEGAIPCAKPYPTQFDSATSRFVDELRSWPSSEPAIDFTATAALAFSLS; encoded by the coding sequence ATGCGGTTCCCACGGTGGGCGTTGGCGTCGGTGCTGGCCTTGATCGGTTCGGTGACCGCCGTGCCGGCCCAGGCCGCCCCGGTCGGGCAGGTGCGGGTGGACCAGGTCGGCTACGGCGCGGGCGAGTCGAAGCAGGCGTACCTGATGACGCCGTCGGCGGTGTCCGGCCGCTTCTCCGTGGTCGACGCGAAGGGCCGCACCGCGTGGTCGGGCCGGCTCGGCGCGTCGCTGGGCGGGTGGAGCGCGAGGTACGGCGCGGTGCAGCCGATCGACTTCTCCGGCCTGACCGAGGCGGGCACCTACCGGGTCCGGGCGGCGGGCGTGACGTCGCCGCCGTTCCGGGTCGGCGGCGACCTGTTCGACCCGGTCGCCGACCGCACTGTCGAGTTCTTCCAGGCGCAGCGGGACGGTCGGGACGTCGTGCCGGGCAGGCTCGGCCGCAAGCCCGCGCACCTGACCGACCGGGCGGCGACCGTCTACGCCACGCCGGTGTTCCGCGGCGACGGCGGCGACCAGCTCGCCGAGCCGCTGCGCCCCACGGGCCGCACCGTCGACGTGGAGGGCGGCTGGTTCGACGCGGGCGACTTCGTGAAGTTCACGCACGCCTCGGCGTACGCGACGGCGTCGCTGCTGTTCGCGCAGCGCGACCGGTCGAATCCGGCGCTGTCCGCCGAGACCCGGTTCGGGCTGCGGTGGCTGGACAAGGTCTGGGACGCCGACCGCGGCGTCCTCTACGCCCAGGTCGGCATCGGCACCGGCAGCACCGAGCACGGCTTCCTCGGCGACCACGACGTGTGGCGGCTGCCGGAGGACGACGACCGGCTCGACGTGCGGCCCGGCGACGCGAAGTACTTCATCAAGCACCGCCCCGTGTTCGCGGCCAACGAGCCGGGCGAGCGGATCAGCCCCAACCTGGTCGGCCGCGTGACCGCGTCCTTCGCGCTGGCCGCGCAGGTCGAGGCCCGGCGCGACCCGAAGCGCGCCCGCGCCCTGCTGGAGCAGGCGGCGTCGCTGTTCGCGCGGGCCAAGACGGCGGACGTGGGCGAGCTGGTGACGGCGTTCCCGCACGCCTACTACCCCGAGGACTCGTGGGCGGACGACCTGGAGTTCGGCGCGACCCAGCTGGCCCTGGCCGGCAAGGCGCTCCGCGACCCGCGCGCGGCGGGCTGGGCGCGTGCGGCGACCCACTGGGCGTCGGTGTACCTGGCCAGTGGCGACACCGACACGCTCAACGTCTACAACACCAGCGCGCTGGGCCACCGCGACCTGGTCCGGCTGCTGCGCGCGGGCGTGCCGGGCGCGGAGGTGACGGAGGCGCAGCTCGTCGGCGACCTGCGGCGGCAGCTCCAGTCCGGTGTGGACAGCGCCGCGCGCAGCCCGTTCCGCACGGCCGCCGACGTGGCCGCGTTCGACGCCGCCACCCGCAGCTTCGGGTTCGCGGCGACCGCGCGCCTGTACCGCGAGGTGACCGGCGACCGGTCGTTCGACGCGTTCGGCGTGCAGCAGCGCAACTTCGCGCTGGGCGCGAACGCGTGGGGCACCACGCTCGTCGTCGGTGTCGGCAGCCGGTTCCCGGAGTGCCCGCACCACCAGGCGGCGAACCTGTCCGGCGACCCGGACGGCGGCCACCGCGTCCTGGTCGGCGCGGTGATCAACGGCCCGAACGCGGCGGCGCTGTTCGACGGCCTCGGCGAGATGCCCGAGGGCGCGATCCCGTGCGCCAAGCCCTACCCGACGCAGTTCGACTCGGCGACGTCCCGGTTCGTGGACGAGCTGAGGTCGTGGCCGAGCTCCGAACCGGCGATCGACTTCACCGCGACGGCCGCGCTGGCGTTCTCCCTCTCCTGA
- a CDS encoding methionine synthase, protein MDAAPWSAGAATGIGSLPGTDPLEAARVVLGELPDLPHLPELPARGVGADVIGRTAALLVDLPVEVVASGYRTAAHPGRDHRRAVDLLRRDLDAFEEAADGLTPSVVKVQAAGPWTLTAGVELARGHRVLTDRGALREFAASLTEGLARHVAEVAKRTGARVVVQLDEPSLPAVLRGLLPTPSKLGTVAAVPEPEARALLQGVIEGVGTDVVVHCCAPRPPITMLRAAGAKAVAFDVSVLDADLWDEVGEAWEERATLFLGLTPSTDPGRPLELREVAKPALDLVDRLGFPRSLLASHAVPTPSCGLAGASASWVRRALSLTRDAGRAFTEPPEGW, encoded by the coding sequence GTGGATGCTGCCCCTTGGTCCGCCGGCGCCGCTACCGGCATCGGCTCGTTGCCCGGAACCGACCCGTTGGAGGCCGCGCGCGTCGTCCTCGGCGAGCTGCCCGACCTGCCCCACCTGCCGGAGCTGCCCGCGCGCGGCGTCGGCGCGGACGTCATCGGCCGCACCGCCGCGCTGCTGGTCGACCTGCCGGTCGAGGTGGTGGCGTCCGGGTACCGGACCGCGGCGCACCCCGGTCGGGACCACCGGCGGGCGGTGGACCTGCTGCGCCGCGACCTCGACGCGTTCGAGGAGGCGGCGGACGGCCTGACCCCGTCGGTGGTGAAGGTCCAGGCGGCCGGCCCGTGGACGCTGACCGCGGGCGTCGAGTTGGCGCGCGGGCACCGTGTGCTGACCGACCGGGGCGCGCTGCGCGAGTTCGCCGCCTCGCTGACCGAGGGCCTGGCCCGGCACGTGGCGGAGGTCGCGAAGCGGACCGGCGCGCGCGTGGTCGTGCAGCTGGACGAGCCGTCCCTGCCCGCCGTGCTGCGCGGCCTGCTGCCCACGCCGTCGAAGCTCGGCACGGTGGCGGCGGTGCCGGAGCCCGAGGCGCGGGCGCTGCTCCAGGGCGTCATCGAGGGCGTCGGGACCGACGTGGTCGTGCACTGCTGCGCGCCCCGGCCGCCGATCACGATGTTGCGCGCGGCCGGCGCGAAGGCGGTCGCGTTCGACGTGTCCGTGCTCGACGCCGACCTGTGGGACGAGGTGGGCGAGGCGTGGGAGGAGCGCGCGACGCTGTTCCTCGGCCTGACGCCGAGCACCGACCCCGGCCGCCCGCTGGAGCTGCGCGAGGTGGCGAAGCCCGCGCTGGACCTGGTGGACCGGCTGGGCTTCCCGAGGTCCCTGCTCGCCTCGCACGCCGTGCCGACGCCGTCCTGCGGCCTGGCCGGCGCGAGCGCCTCGTGGGTGCGGCGCGCGCTGTCCCTGACGCGCGACGCGGGCCGGGCGTTCACCGAGCCGCCGGAGGGCTGGTAA
- a CDS encoding cellulose binding domain-containing protein produces MSNKRKALAALAAGVAAVTAAGLLLTAPAGASAAPTAGFTQDSTWGSGYQGKFTITAGSAPLTGWKLEFDLPSGTTPGSYWDATLTSAGTRHTFTNREYNGAVAAGASTSFGFLANGTGLPANCKLNGQPCAGGGTTTSAPTSTSTSTSTSTSTSTSTSTSTSTTTPPAGAIKSAPYVDITMPTPSLESVARATGQKVFTLAFALADSSGCNPSWGGTIPIGDSRIVNDVKALKALGGDVIVATGGAAGPYLEYSCSTADALLGAYKKALDAVGSNHLDVDVEASIPHDMVNTALKKLQTERGTSISYTMRVQGDDYGMDPYSVQILQNAASKGLTVLVNPMTMEFGSSRADWGDAVIAAAESSLRQMKTIWPGKSDAELKRLLGVTPMIGRNFNGKVFTQAHANKLVAWANTNRIGLLGFWSVGRDNGSCPGGGISPTCSSINQSLYEFTNIFQRFTA; encoded by the coding sequence ATGTCGAACAAGCGCAAGGCCCTGGCCGCGCTGGCGGCCGGTGTCGCGGCGGTGACGGCGGCCGGTCTGCTGCTGACGGCGCCCGCGGGCGCCTCGGCCGCGCCCACGGCCGGCTTCACCCAGGACTCCACGTGGGGTTCGGGCTACCAGGGCAAGTTCACGATCACCGCCGGCAGCGCGCCGCTGACCGGGTGGAAGCTGGAGTTCGACCTGCCGTCGGGCACGACGCCCGGCTCCTACTGGGACGCGACGCTCACCAGCGCCGGCACCCGCCACACGTTCACCAACCGCGAGTACAACGGCGCGGTCGCGGCGGGTGCGTCGACCTCGTTCGGTTTCCTCGCCAACGGGACCGGCCTGCCGGCCAACTGCAAGCTCAACGGGCAGCCGTGCGCGGGCGGTGGCACGACCACGTCCGCCCCCACGTCGACGTCCACTTCGACTTCGACGTCGACCTCCACGTCGACTTCGACCTCCACGTCGACCTCGACCACGACTCCGCCGGCGGGCGCCATCAAGTCCGCGCCGTACGTGGACATCACGATGCCCACGCCGTCCCTGGAGTCGGTGGCCCGCGCGACCGGCCAGAAGGTGTTCACGCTCGCGTTCGCGCTCGCCGACAGCTCCGGCTGCAACCCGTCGTGGGGCGGCACCATCCCGATCGGCGACAGCCGGATCGTCAACGACGTCAAGGCGCTGAAGGCGCTGGGCGGCGACGTGATCGTGGCGACCGGCGGCGCGGCCGGGCCGTACCTGGAGTACTCGTGCTCCACAGCGGACGCCCTGCTCGGCGCGTACAAGAAGGCGTTGGACGCGGTCGGCAGCAACCACCTGGACGTCGACGTGGAGGCGTCCATCCCGCACGACATGGTCAACACGGCGCTGAAGAAGCTCCAGACCGAACGCGGCACGTCCATCAGCTACACGATGCGCGTGCAGGGCGACGACTACGGCATGGACCCGTACTCGGTGCAGATCCTGCAGAACGCGGCGTCCAAGGGCCTGACCGTGCTGGTCAACCCGATGACGATGGAGTTCGGCTCGTCGCGGGCGGACTGGGGTGACGCGGTGATCGCGGCGGCGGAGAGTTCGCTGCGGCAGATGAAGACGATCTGGCCGGGCAAGTCGGACGCGGAGCTCAAGCGCCTGCTCGGCGTGACCCCGATGATCGGCCGCAACTTCAACGGCAAGGTCTTCACGCAGGCGCACGCGAACAAGCTCGTGGCGTGGGCGAACACCAACAGGATCGGCCTGCTCGGGTTCTGGTCGGTGGGCCGGGACAACGGCTCGTGTCCCGGCGGCGGGATCTCCCCGACGTGCAGCAGCATCAACCAGTCGCTCTACGAGTTCACCAACATCTTCCAACGATTCACCGCATGA
- a CDS encoding DUF5919 domain-containing protein, translating into MYVRSVNPGSACSTRLNIEALRRVASKVSPYARGQPALRLYDEPIRTDQVKCVVQPYLPDARGVQSPTLVIERDDALPGLFGTFSQVFDSMWNRAKEID; encoded by the coding sequence GTGTACGTCCGCAGCGTGAACCCCGGATCGGCGTGCTCCACCAGGCTCAACATCGAGGCCCTGCGCCGAGTCGCGTCCAAGGTCAGCCCTTACGCACGGGGCCAGCCGGCTCTCCGCCTCTATGACGAGCCGATCCGCACCGACCAGGTGAAGTGCGTGGTCCAGCCCTACCTGCCGGACGCGCGAGGCGTCCAGTCGCCCACCCTCGTCATCGAGCGGGACGACGCCCTGCCCGGCCTGTTCGGTACCTTCTCGCAGGTCTTCGACTCGATGTGGAACCGCGCGAAGGAGATCGATTGA
- a CDS encoding inositol monophosphatase family protein: MRPLDQLVEIAQKAVRIGNDLIRTSRPQTVIEKTDRDTYTDVDVRIEQEIRAHLAEATPEIGFIGEEEGRSDQAADSEYVWGLDPIDGTANFVHGVPLSGVSVALLRGDRAVVAAISLPYSDLHYTAAEGRGAYVNGRQIRTSTTTELPKSMIAIGDYALGDHAAEENRQRIALTAALAAEVERIRMFGSAAHDLVWLAEGRIDGAVILSNKTLDLAAGILIAREAGALVLDSSGDDHTASSRHTIAATSGLARPLLSLVQTAL, from the coding sequence ATGCGACCGCTCGACCAGCTGGTCGAGATCGCGCAGAAGGCCGTCCGCATCGGGAACGACCTGATCAGGACCAGCCGCCCGCAGACCGTCATCGAGAAGACCGACCGCGACACCTACACCGACGTGGACGTGCGCATCGAACAGGAGATCCGGGCCCACCTCGCCGAGGCGACCCCCGAGATCGGGTTCATCGGAGAAGAGGAAGGCCGCAGCGACCAGGCCGCCGACAGCGAGTACGTGTGGGGCCTCGACCCCATCGACGGCACCGCCAACTTCGTGCACGGCGTGCCACTCTCCGGGGTGTCCGTGGCCCTCTTGCGGGGAGACCGCGCCGTCGTGGCCGCGATCTCGCTGCCGTACTCGGACCTGCACTACACAGCGGCTGAAGGCAGAGGCGCGTACGTCAACGGCAGGCAGATCCGCACCAGCACCACGACCGAGCTGCCGAAGTCCATGATCGCCATAGGCGACTACGCCCTCGGCGACCACGCTGCCGAGGAGAACAGGCAGCGAATCGCCCTGACCGCCGCCCTGGCCGCCGAAGTCGAACGCATCCGCATGTTCGGCTCCGCCGCCCACGATCTCGTGTGGCTGGCGGAAGGCCGCATTGATGGAGCGGTGATCCTGTCGAACAAGACACTCGACCTCGCGGCAGGCATCCTCATCGCCAGGGAAGCCGGCGCACTCGTGCTGGACAGCTCAGGAGACGACCACACCGCGTCCTCCCGCCACACGATCGCAGCAACCAGCGGTCTCGCCCGCCCACTGCTCTCACTTGTCCAAACCGCGCTCTGA
- the paaI gene encoding hydroxyphenylacetyl-CoA thioesterase PaaI, whose amino-acid sequence MDGPAEMLAKDAASTALGMRAVELGDGSATIAMTVTESMINGHGIAHGGYLFLLADTAFACACNRAGSVTVAAQAEIDFLAPAHLGDELVATAAERVRFGRSGIYDITVRRGDEVVAEFRGRSRTLRAR is encoded by the coding sequence ATGGACGGACCCGCGGAGATGCTCGCCAAGGACGCCGCCTCGACCGCGCTCGGCATGAGGGCGGTCGAGCTGGGCGACGGTTCCGCCACGATCGCCATGACGGTCACCGAGAGCATGATCAACGGCCACGGCATCGCCCACGGCGGGTACCTCTTCCTGCTCGCCGACACCGCCTTCGCCTGCGCCTGCAACCGCGCCGGGTCCGTCACGGTGGCCGCGCAGGCGGAGATCGACTTCCTCGCGCCCGCGCACCTGGGCGACGAGCTGGTGGCCACCGCCGCCGAGCGGGTCCGGTTCGGGCGGAGCGGCATCTACGACATCACCGTCCGCCGGGGCGACGAGGTCGTGGCCGAGTTCCGGGGCCGCAGCCGGACCCTCCGCGCCCGCTAG
- a CDS encoding DUF6584 family protein, producing MPVERTLRKAAEELERGDLASVLRARQRLVGLVTSFPDRLDLRERLADVYRVLGDAPQAGRWGYLSEHRDPAETAAFERAYRTPEARLAALHWAGGDAATETARIRLAALRAEVSEQLRDQLAATDDRDSSWHANILVLLGLVLVLLCFVVGVVTLAGKVYGWLTG from the coding sequence ATGCCTGTCGAGCGGACGCTGCGGAAGGCCGCCGAAGAGCTCGAACGTGGCGATCTGGCGAGCGTGCTGCGCGCGCGGCAGCGGCTCGTCGGCCTCGTCACCAGCTTCCCGGACCGGCTGGACCTGCGGGAACGGCTCGCCGACGTCTACCGGGTGCTGGGCGACGCGCCGCAGGCGGGCCGCTGGGGTTACCTGTCCGAGCACCGCGACCCGGCGGAGACGGCGGCCTTCGAACGCGCCTACCGCACCCCGGAGGCCCGGCTCGCGGCGCTGCACTGGGCGGGCGGCGACGCCGCCACCGAGACCGCGCGCATCCGGCTGGCCGCGTTGCGGGCCGAGGTGTCCGAGCAGCTGCGCGACCAGCTCGCCGCGACCGACGACCGGGACTCCTCGTGGCACGCGAACATCCTCGTCCTGCTCGGCCTGGTGCTGGTCCTGCTGTGCTTCGTGGTCGGCGTGGTGACCCTGGCCGGGAAGGTGTACGGCTGGCTGACGGGCTGA
- a CDS encoding serine/threonine dehydratase yields MTPDVLAAADRIRPHVRRTPLWRVEVDGRPLALKLEHLQLTGSFKLRGAVNTLLAADVPDRVVTASGGNHGLGVAAAARLLGAQATVYVPESVPEGKARRIEAAGAKLIRTGSTYAEAVLAARAAPGFYVEAYNDPFVVAGQGTVAAEVVADAPDVDVIAVAVGGGGLAAGTALAGRHVAAVEPERCRCLHDALAAGEPVDSAVDSVAASALGATRVGAVPFELLRAASVSSVLVGDDELLAARDRLWEEFRLAVEPAAAVPFAAWLHDRVPGESVCVVLCGANTDWTP; encoded by the coding sequence ATGACTCCTGACGTCCTCGCCGCCGCCGATCGCATCCGCCCGCACGTCCGCCGCACGCCGCTGTGGCGGGTGGAGGTCGACGGCCGCCCGCTGGCGCTCAAGCTCGAACACCTCCAGCTGACCGGCTCGTTCAAGCTCCGGGGCGCGGTGAACACGCTGCTCGCCGCGGACGTGCCCGACCGGGTGGTCACGGCGTCCGGCGGCAACCACGGCCTGGGCGTGGCCGCCGCCGCGCGGCTGCTCGGCGCGCAGGCCACCGTGTACGTCCCGGAGAGCGTCCCCGAGGGCAAGGCGCGGCGCATCGAGGCCGCGGGCGCGAAGCTGATCCGCACCGGCTCGACGTACGCGGAGGCCGTGCTGGCGGCCCGTGCAGCACCCGGCTTCTACGTGGAGGCGTACAACGACCCGTTCGTGGTGGCCGGGCAGGGCACGGTGGCGGCGGAGGTCGTCGCTGACGCGCCGGACGTGGACGTGATCGCGGTGGCCGTCGGCGGTGGCGGGCTCGCGGCGGGCACGGCGCTCGCCGGGCGGCACGTCGCGGCGGTGGAGCCCGAGCGCTGCCGCTGCCTGCACGACGCGCTGGCCGCGGGTGAGCCGGTCGACTCGGCCGTGGACTCCGTCGCGGCGTCCGCGTTGGGCGCGACGCGGGTGGGCGCGGTGCCGTTCGAGCTGCTGCGGGCGGCGTCGGTGTCGTCGGTGCTGGTCGGCGACGACGAGCTGCTGGCGGCGCGGGACCGGCTGTGGGAGGAGTTCCGGCTGGCCGTGGAACCGGCGGCGGCCGTGCCGTTCGCGGCGTGGCTGCACGACCGCGTGCCGGGCGAGTCGGTGTGCGTCGTGCTGTGCGGCGCGAACACGGACTGGACGCCGTAG
- the mnmA gene encoding tRNA 2-thiouridine(34) synthase MnmA produces the protein MRVLAAMSGGVDSAVAAARAVAAGHDVTGVHLALSAKPGTLRTGARGCCTVEDARDARRAADVLGIPFYVWDFAERFTEDVVEDFVAEYAAGRTPNPCLRCNERIKFEALLDKAIALGFDAVCTGHYARLSTAGGRVELRRSADDGKDQSYVLASLTREQLAHAMFPLGDSTKAAVRAEAAERGLQVAEKPDSHDICFIPDGDTRGFLTRRLGEQPGLLVDDETGAVLGRHVGVHEFTVGQRKGLGIDAPAPDGRPRYVLSLEPVSGTVRVGSAEKLAVTEIVAHRPVTRVDFDGPVECVAQVRAHGGLAPAVAELVDGELLVHLREPLSGVAPGQAVAVYRPDPAGDLVLASATIGTTR, from the coding sequence ATGCGGGTGCTGGCGGCGATGAGCGGCGGCGTGGACTCCGCCGTGGCCGCGGCGCGGGCGGTGGCGGCCGGGCACGACGTGACGGGTGTGCACCTGGCGCTGTCGGCCAAACCCGGCACGCTGCGCACCGGCGCGCGGGGCTGCTGCACGGTGGAGGACGCGCGGGACGCGCGCCGGGCCGCCGACGTGCTGGGCATCCCGTTCTACGTGTGGGACTTCGCGGAGCGGTTCACCGAGGACGTGGTGGAGGACTTCGTCGCGGAGTACGCGGCCGGTCGCACGCCCAACCCGTGCCTGCGGTGCAACGAGCGGATCAAGTTCGAGGCGTTGCTGGACAAGGCGATCGCGCTCGGGTTCGACGCGGTGTGCACCGGGCACTACGCCCGGCTGTCCACCGCGGGCGGGCGGGTGGAGCTGCGGCGCAGCGCCGACGACGGCAAGGACCAGTCCTACGTGCTGGCCTCGTTGACGCGCGAGCAGCTGGCGCACGCCATGTTCCCGCTGGGCGACTCGACCAAGGCCGCGGTCCGGGCGGAGGCGGCCGAGCGCGGCCTCCAGGTGGCGGAGAAGCCGGACAGCCACGACATCTGCTTCATCCCGGACGGCGACACCCGCGGGTTCCTCACCCGGCGGCTGGGCGAGCAGCCCGGACTGCTGGTGGACGACGAGACCGGCGCGGTGCTGGGCAGGCACGTCGGCGTGCACGAGTTCACCGTGGGGCAGCGCAAGGGCCTGGGCATCGACGCGCCCGCGCCGGACGGCCGCCCGCGCTACGTGCTGTCGCTGGAGCCGGTGAGCGGCACGGTGCGGGTCGGGTCGGCGGAGAAGCTGGCCGTGACCGAGATCGTGGCGCACCGGCCGGTGACGCGGGTCGACTTCGACGGCCCGGTGGAGTGCGTGGCGCAGGTCCGGGCGCACGGCGGCCTCGCGCCGGCTGTGGCCGAGCTGGTGGACGGGGAGCTGCTGGTGCACCTGCGCGAACCGCTCAGCGGCGTGGCGCCCGGCCAGGCGGTGGCGGTGTACCGGCCGGACCCGGCGGGCGACCTCGTGCTGGCCAGCGCGACGATCGGCACCACGCGCTGA